One stretch of Novosphingobium pentaromativorans US6-1 DNA includes these proteins:
- a CDS encoding TIGR04063 family PEP-CTERM/XrtA system glycosyltransferase — MTRILHVLDHSLPMQSGYTFRTRAVLKAQAAMGYEVRGVTGLRHTAEGPVAEEADGLLFHRTAGAASGPAGLREWREIAIFAKGIEKVVREWRPDVIHAHSPALCGQAALRVARRHDIPLVYEIRAFWEDAAVGNGTGSEGSLKYRLTRKLESHVVSRADAVVTICEGLKADLVGRGTAPERITVMPNGVDLTLFGEPASRDPELARSLGFEVGGAPCPVIGFIGSFYDYEGIDVLIEAMAHLAQRRSDARLLLVGGGPCEAALRAQAAASPAAEAIRFVGRVPHHEVERYYALADIMAYPRKRSRLTDLVTPLKPLEAMAQGKLVAASDVGGHRELVTHGRTGTLFTPDDPLACANALAGLLEDRAHWPAYRKAGRDHVESRHDWAVNAARYQDVYQMLALLKPENRGTVAA; from the coding sequence ATGACACGCATCCTCCACGTCCTCGACCATTCGCTGCCCATGCAAAGCGGCTACACCTTCCGCACCCGGGCGGTCCTCAAGGCGCAGGCCGCGATGGGCTACGAAGTGCGCGGCGTGACCGGACTGCGGCACACGGCCGAAGGGCCCGTCGCCGAGGAAGCCGATGGCCTGCTCTTCCATCGCACGGCCGGTGCGGCAAGCGGCCCTGCTGGCCTGCGCGAATGGCGCGAGATTGCGATCTTCGCGAAAGGCATCGAAAAGGTCGTGCGCGAATGGCGGCCCGACGTCATCCATGCCCATTCCCCGGCGCTGTGCGGCCAGGCGGCCCTGCGCGTCGCCCGCCGCCACGACATTCCGCTGGTCTACGAAATTCGCGCGTTCTGGGAAGACGCCGCGGTCGGCAACGGCACCGGCAGCGAAGGCTCACTCAAGTACCGGCTGACCCGCAAGCTGGAGAGCCACGTCGTCTCGCGCGCCGATGCCGTGGTGACGATCTGCGAAGGCCTCAAGGCCGATCTTGTCGGGCGCGGCACGGCGCCGGAGCGAATCACCGTCATGCCCAATGGCGTCGATCTCACCCTCTTCGGCGAGCCCGCAAGCCGCGACCCCGAACTGGCCCGCAGCCTGGGTTTCGAGGTCGGCGGCGCGCCCTGCCCGGTGATCGGGTTCATCGGCAGCTTCTACGACTACGAGGGCATCGACGTGCTGATCGAGGCCATGGCCCATCTCGCCCAGCGGCGAAGCGACGCGCGCCTGCTGCTGGTCGGCGGCGGCCCCTGCGAGGCAGCCTTGCGCGCGCAGGCCGCAGCATCGCCCGCCGCAGAGGCGATTCGCTTCGTCGGCCGGGTCCCGCACCACGAGGTCGAACGCTATTACGCTCTTGCCGACATCATGGCTTACCCGCGCAAGCGCAGTCGGCTGACCGATCTCGTCACCCCGCTCAAGCCGCTCGAAGCGATGGCGCAGGGCAAGCTGGTCGCCGCCAGCGATGTCGGCGGGCACCGCGAACTGGTCACGCATGGCCGCACGGGAACCCTGTTCACGCCGGACGATCCATTGGCCTGTGCGAACGCGCTTGCCGGGCTGCTGGAGGATCGCGCGCACTGGCCTGCCTACCGTAAGGCCGGCCGCGACCATGTCGAATCCCGGCACGATTGGGCCGTGAACGCGGCTCGTTATCAAGACGTTTACCAAATGCTGGCACTCCTGAAGCCTGAAAACAGGGGCACTGTCGCTGCATGA